GTGCGCCACTGCTTCTGTGGGAAGACTTGGCAGGGATAAAGCGCTTTGACACCGGTGTTGGGTCGTCATCCCAGGGGCTGCCGATGGCCCGGCTTTGCGCCTAGACCAGCGATCCCTCTGCCGAGAGCGTTGCCTTGCCGCCGAGATAGGGGTGCAGCACCTCGGGCAAGACGACCGAGCCATCGGCCTGTTGCCCGTTCTCAAGCACGGCAATCAGGCAGCGGCCCACGGCGAGGCCGGAGCCGTTGAGGGTGTGGACGAATTCGGGCTTGCCGCCATCGGCGGGTTTGAAGCGGGCGTTCATGCGCCGCGCTTGGAAATCGCCACAGACCGAGACGGACGAAATTTCGCGATAGGCGTTTTGACCGGGCAGCCAGACTTCGATGTCGTGGGTGCGGCGCGCGCCAAAGCCCATGTCGCCGGTGCAGAGCACCACGGTGCGATAGGGCAGGCCGAGGCGTTCCAAGATGCCTTGGGCGCAGCCGGTCATGCGGTCAAGCTCCTCGCGGCTTTTGTCGGGGTGGGTGACCGAGACCATTTCGACCTTCTCGAACTGGTGTTGGCGCAGCATGCCGGCGGTGTCGCGCCCGGCGCTGCCCGCTTCGGAGCGGAAGCATTGCGAATGGGCGACGTAGCGGCGGGGCAGGTAGCCCTCGTCGATGGTCATGCCGTTGACGATATTGGTCAGCGTCACCTCGGAGGTGGGGATCAGCCAAAGCTCCTCTTCGGTGGGGGCCCGCTCGTAGATATTTTCAACGGTCTCTTCTAATGTCGCTGAGCCGTCACAGAGCTTTTCCAAGTCTTCCGCCTTCTGGAATTGGACTAGCGCTTCTCGACCGAGCTTAGACCTGCCGCCAATTGTAGCGCCGAAATAGGAGTCCTCTGCGAACTTAGGGAGTTGACCGGTGCCATACATCATTTCGTTTTTAACGAGCACGGGTGTCCATGTTTCAGTAAGGCCGTTTTCGTCGATATGGGTGTTGAGCATGAATTGCGCCAGCGCCCGGTGGATGCGCGCGACGCTGCCCGAGAGCACCACAAAGCGGCTGCCC
This genomic window from Rhodobacteraceae bacterium D3-12 contains:
- the serS gene encoding serine--tRNA ligase → MHDIRAIRENPAAFDAAIARRGDAPVSSSILKLDEARRAKILAAETAQADQNKAAKAIGAAKAAGNDEEFNRLRAEVAEKKAAVAAMQAEAKALDQQLTDLLATIPNLAYEDTPQGADEEDNVEIHRWGTPATFDFSPAEHFEITGVKPGMDFETAAKLSGSRFVVLSGSVARIHRALAQFMLNTHIDENGLTETWTPVLVKNEMMYGTGQLPKFAEDSYFGATIGGRSKLGREALVQFQKAEDLEKLCDGSATLEETVENIYERAPTEEELWLIPTSEVTLTNIVNGMTIDEGYLPRRYVAHSQCFRSEAGSAGRDTAGMLRQHQFEKVEMVSVTHPDKSREELDRMTGCAQGILERLGLPYRTVVLCTGDMGFGARRTHDIEVWLPGQNAYREISSVSVCGDFQARRMNARFKPADGGKPEFVHTLNGSGLAVGRCLIAVLENGQQADGSVVLPEVLHPYLGGKATLSAEGSLV